A window of Pyrobaculum aerophilum str. IM2 contains these coding sequences:
- the lipB gene encoding lipoyl(octanoyl) transferase LipB, whose product MKILWIGRTQYAEAWRLMKSLHCAVAQGLTGDIALVTEHEPVVTVGKHGRLNNVIKWDVPVYLVERGGDATYHGPGQAVVYPIVALRWPLKRYIDAIEDAVIKTLGTYGILAGKKQGHRGVWVGDRKIASIGIAVENNVAYHGVAINVTIDPREFARINPCGLPASTMISMKELGVVAEVRDVGIETAKKLALELGLTPELISKPPEVPQVAEELKPVRVAINA is encoded by the coding sequence ATGAAAATCCTGTGGATTGGGAGGACTCAATACGCCGAGGCTTGGCGGCTGATGAAATCTCTACACTGCGCCGTGGCCCAAGGCCTTACAGGCGATATAGCCCTAGTCACAGAACACGAGCCGGTGGTCACGGTGGGGAAACACGGTAGGTTAAACAACGTGATTAAATGGGATGTGCCAGTATATCTGGTGGAGAGAGGGGGAGACGCCACATACCACGGCCCGGGACAGGCCGTTGTGTACCCAATAGTGGCTTTGAGATGGCCCCTTAAGCGTTATATAGACGCCATCGAAGACGCCGTTATTAAAACCCTGGGGACATACGGCATTTTGGCCGGCAAAAAACAGGGCCATAGGGGAGTGTGGGTGGGGGATAGGAAAATAGCCAGTATTGGAATTGCCGTTGAGAACAACGTCGCCTATCACGGCGTTGCCATCAACGTGACTATTGACCCGAGGGAATTCGCCAGGATTAACCCATGCGGCTTGCCGGCGTCCACAATGATCTCAATGAAAGAACTGGGCGTAGTTGCCGAGGTGAGAGACGTGGGTATAGAAACGGCGAAAAAATTGGCACTGGAGTTGGGGCTGACGCCAGAGTTGATATCAAAGCCGCCGGAAGTGCCGCAAGTGGCTGAGGAGCTAAAGCCGGTAAGAGTTGCAATAAACGCCTGA
- a CDS encoding winged helix-turn-helix domain-containing protein has translation MYKLSHSGKLVLMYMAWRHLICGFDYVTVKDMVSDLEIPERTVRKILAQLRDAGLLEMRTSGRRIKYRLLFQNFSLDASEVEPGVYLLDIPAEVRIPGDLTFRAFSILRSARLLIYTASHADKKALFKLARCTCSIKPYSEDAIEEARGVASLGYVAVVVYDSRRDEIHIPNSKPLSTVYINIKHS, from the coding sequence GTGTATAAGCTTTCACACAGTGGTAAACTGGTGCTTATGTATATGGCCTGGAGGCATTTAATATGCGGATTTGATTACGTCACTGTTAAAGACATGGTGTCTGATTTAGAGATTCCCGAAAGGACAGTACGCAAAATCCTCGCCCAGTTGAGAGACGCGGGGCTTTTAGAAATGAGGACGTCTGGCAGGCGGATTAAATACCGCCTCTTATTTCAAAATTTCAGCTTAGACGCCTCTGAGGTGGAGCCAGGTGTTTATCTGCTGGATATCCCAGCCGAGGTGAGAATACCCGGCGACTTGACGTTCAGAGCCTTTTCAATTCTCAGATCGGCGCGCCTCTTAATTTACACAGCCAGTCATGCGGATAAAAAGGCCTTGTTTAAACTGGCGCGTTGCACTTGTAGTATAAAGCCCTATTCAGAAGACGCGATTGAAGAGGCGAGGGGAGTTGCCAGTTTGGGATACGTGGCTGTTGTGGTCTACGACTCCCGCAGAGATGAGATACACATCCCCAACTCAAAACCGCTGTCAACAGTGTATATAAATATTAAACATTCTTAA
- a CDS encoding pirin family protein: MEIELLLKGLWTRDGAGVRLYRVFGDPTLAELTDPFLLLDHFGSRYPHEYLAGFPWHPHRGIQTITYLLKGEVHHEDSEGNRGVLGPGDLQWMNAGSGIFHSEMPRPYRQDPEVSGFQLWVNLPRAKKMSDPFYKNLKSGSMPKLRTDEGATVRLISGRLREPGTGVVEGPVKELPIPVIYMDVELPAGVEFAFEVEEGWRTLVYNFGGPAVVQKKRIEDKSLVIMSTDGGVLTVRGPTRFLLLSGRPIGEPIAWRGPIVMNTWEEIRQAFLELERGTFIKKRASVEDI, translated from the coding sequence GTGGAGATCGAACTACTCCTGAAGGGGTTGTGGACGAGGGACGGGGCGGGGGTGAGGCTGTACAGAGTATTCGGCGATCCCACGCTGGCTGAGCTGACAGATCCATTTCTACTACTTGATCATTTCGGCTCCCGATATCCCCATGAGTATTTGGCGGGATTTCCCTGGCATCCCCACAGGGGGATTCAGACAATAACCTACCTCCTGAAAGGCGAGGTTCACCACGAGGACTCAGAGGGGAATAGGGGGGTGTTGGGCCCGGGGGATCTCCAGTGGATGAACGCGGGCTCTGGCATTTTCCACTCAGAGATGCCTAGGCCTTATAGGCAAGACCCGGAGGTCTCGGGCTTTCAGCTGTGGGTAAACTTGCCTAGGGCGAAAAAAATGTCCGATCCCTTCTATAAAAACTTAAAGAGCGGCTCTATGCCCAAGCTGAGGACAGATGAGGGGGCCACAGTGAGGCTTATATCGGGGAGGCTCAGAGAGCCCGGCACCGGCGTGGTGGAGGGGCCTGTTAAAGAGTTGCCAATTCCCGTGATTTATATGGACGTGGAGCTGCCCGCGGGGGTTGAATTCGCCTTTGAAGTAGAGGAGGGCTGGAGGACTCTGGTATATAACTTCGGAGGCCCGGCAGTTGTGCAAAAAAAGCGAATTGAGGATAAAAGCCTCGTAATAATGTCCACAGACGGCGGAGTGCTCACTGTGCGCGGGCCCACGCGCTTTCTATTACTCTCCGGCAGACCTATAGGTGAGCCCATTGCGTGGAGGGGGCCAATTGTAATGAATACGTGGGAGGAGATAAGACAAGCTTTTTTAGAGCTAGAGAGGGGCACCTTCATTAAGAAAAGAGCCTCTGTGGAGGATATATGA
- a CDS encoding formate dehydrogenase, with translation MDLDRAICGEDKECLEEIKELPSFLEYVDRLARSFDIEAIDTKPLIKGIDLETAKASARRYVPEGFVDYFIRRTLYFKYGGGEWRGLCSICGGPATLVVLKKVDTGIYQGYATEARCVCGSAWSYKPWKCPKCGVEGREHFDVYLLDDVKILKCKGCGHLFGEVEDPAVSIQLIHVKIQLLLSKLG, from the coding sequence GTGGACTTAGATAGAGCAATTTGCGGCGAGGATAAGGAGTGCCTAGAAGAAATTAAAGAACTCCCCTCTTTTTTAGAATATGTTGACAGATTAGCCCGTAGTTTTGACATTGAGGCAATAGACACAAAGCCGTTGATAAAAGGCATAGACTTAGAAACAGCTAAGGCCTCGGCGCGTAGATATGTGCCTGAGGGCTTTGTGGACTATTTTATTAGAAGGACACTGTATTTTAAATACGGCGGCGGCGAGTGGCGAGGCCTATGTTCTATCTGCGGAGGCCCAGCCACCCTAGTGGTTTTGAAAAAGGTGGACACAGGCATATACCAAGGATACGCTACTGAGGCAAGGTGCGTATGCGGATCTGCGTGGAGCTATAAGCCATGGAAGTGTCCTAAATGCGGAGTAGAGGGCAGGGAACACTTTGACGTATACCTTTTAGACGATGTCAAGATATTAAAATGCAAGGGCTGCGGCCACCTCTTCGGCGAGGTAGAAGACCCCGCCGTCAGTATACAACTAATTCACGTGAAAATACAACTACTCCTATCAAAATTAGGGTAA
- a CDS encoding cytochrome b/b6 domain-containing protein produces the protein MDKIEIISIGYKIVHHWNLLLFTVLAITGGVLFSIEVTSWFAYIIGSPLSTVLGTDPVTAGVQLLRTSHRFIGFIWGALLITYGIYLLAFRRVEIFKPLARPLSKQMAEAKALIRHYLTGRPLPPDVEKELERHNVLVSYMAILLFISIIFLSASGVLLVYKDALGISAATASWLVLLHDIGFALGLLFVAFHLFAVTHPSNRPLLVAMFGDGKAELSWVQKHMPKYLARRGLR, from the coding sequence ATGGATAAAATTGAAATTATAAGTATAGGATATAAAATAGTCCATCACTGGAATTTATTATTATTTACTGTATTGGCAATAACAGGCGGGGTTTTATTCAGCATAGAAGTGACTAGTTGGTTCGCCTATATAATAGGCTCGCCGCTGTCCACTGTATTAGGCACTGACCCAGTTACTGCAGGCGTCCAGCTTTTGCGTACAAGTCACAGGTTTATTGGCTTCATATGGGGAGCCCTCCTCATAACTTACGGCATATACCTCCTGGCCTTTAGGAGAGTTGAGATTTTCAAACCCCTGGCGCGGCCGCTCAGCAAACAAATGGCGGAGGCCAAGGCGCTAATTAGGCATTATCTCACGGGGAGGCCGCTACCGCCCGACGTGGAGAAAGAGCTGGAGAGACATAACGTCCTAGTCTCCTATATGGCCATATTGCTATTTATCTCTATTATCTTCTTGAGCGCAAGCGGCGTCTTGTTAGTATATAAAGACGCGCTCGGCATATCAGCCGCCACCGCATCGTGGCTAGTCTTACTACACGACATAGGCTTTGCCCTGGGCCTGCTCTTTGTGGCATTTCATTTATTCGCCGTGACTCACCCAAGTAATAGGCCGCTACTGGTGGCTATGTTCGGCGATGGAAAGGCCGAATTAAGCTGGGTTCAAAAACACATGCCTAAATACTTGGCTAGACGTGGACTTAGATAG
- a CDS encoding 4Fe-4S dicluster domain-containing protein, protein MVSLTFPKPNEGVAVLVDIDKCIGCRACQVACKDWNGRPAVKTEFAGSLTLPKWLTAEDWKVVFFYEGKTGKKLMTPAGEVTFSQFELAPLPYNCMHCAAAPCARACPVGAIKVTGEGAVVINKEECIGCGYCEAACPYDVPKKGSDGRYYKCTFCVDRIQNGRAPACVEVCPTNVFTFGPASEVIAKAREEQRRGRYVYGLEVNDYVGGSVRWIYVTSDRRAFAVKQHFSNASPRAAQQIREVLKPLTLYGGALLAVGLTIAGIAAWRQRRKEEKEEAGTK, encoded by the coding sequence ATGGTGTCCCTGACCTTCCCCAAGCCCAACGAAGGAGTCGCGGTGCTTGTGGATATAGACAAGTGTATTGGATGCCGCGCTTGCCAAGTGGCTTGTAAAGACTGGAACGGAAGGCCGGCGGTTAAGACGGAGTTTGCGGGATCTCTCACGTTGCCTAAATGGCTCACGGCGGAGGACTGGAAGGTTGTGTTCTTCTATGAGGGCAAAACTGGCAAGAAGTTAATGACGCCTGCTGGAGAAGTGACTTTCAGCCAGTTTGAATTGGCGCCCTTGCCGTACAATTGTATGCACTGCGCCGCTGCCCCGTGCGCCAGGGCTTGTCCCGTCGGTGCGATTAAAGTCACTGGCGAGGGGGCAGTCGTTATAAATAAAGAAGAGTGTATAGGATGTGGATACTGCGAAGCCGCCTGTCCATATGACGTCCCCAAGAAGGGATCTGATGGAAGATACTACAAGTGTACTTTCTGTGTAGATAGGATTCAAAACGGCCGCGCTCCTGCGTGCGTAGAGGTATGTCCAACGAATGTGTTCACATTTGGCCCAGCTAGCGAAGTTATAGCCAAGGCAAGGGAAGAGCAGAGGCGCGGAAGATATGTCTACGGGCTTGAGGTAAACGATTATGTTGGCGGCTCAGTCCGTTGGATATATGTGACATCGGATAGGAGGGCCTTTGCGGTTAAGCAACACTTCTCTAACGCAAGCCCGCGGGCTGCACAACAAATAAGAGAGGTGTTAAAGCCGCTGACTTTATACGGAGGGGCGTTGCTGGCCGTGGGTTTGACGATAGCCGGCATAGCGGCTTGGCGCCAGCGCAGAAAAGAGGAAAAGGAAGAGGCTGGGACTAAATAA
- a CDS encoding molybdopterin-dependent oxidoreductase: MTAVTRRGFLKLAALATSALSIGAEAQVPFKATKATWEIGEIGGKLDLPKATVTPVICPYCSVGCSIDLYVSGGRIVWSRGSADSPINWGALCPKGKAAFQLVENDLRVTKPLIRTGPKPPPEEILAAKSWDELIAVVRKYPPMWREATWDEALQLVANRLARILNEWRASTGSPKQKDGYYYVGRNVPIQIIGSSILVNEEAYLSKKLATYLGTSNMDSQYRKCHSSTVSSLAVTYGWGAETASIEDVALADVVLFWSSPAEAHPLSFAYFLKGKRERGTIFITFDPRYSRTAAASDLWVPFRPGTDTAILLYILHYAFFERNPPIDQLDEFQRLRSRWNITDDDLADLKELLKEYDADTVSNISGVPKDLLRTVASIYVENSGVVTNHEKHGIIQWAMGFTQHTNATINIIRAAAIVQLLLGNVGYPGGGTHPFRGHSNVQGANDVQGGGVDGLPGYHGFPASVFEIRLYQDWKLQGMPDAWNWSVPEWARASFSTTAPDAGKADLSKVLQVFKFYGWRRFELAWRMFCGTIPEDDPQNGVVVCDFPLGTGTTEVVFPRRALAGEIKAAFVFGENPAVTNPNAKIIMAGLAALDLLVVSDIFETETAWFADVLLPAASFAEKEGSRTNGNRVIQWSYRAVPPKGDSRPDYWIITKLYQYLRREGAVVLPSEVAGVKKEEVKFRKGGKLVFVYERPLRPDNSWDYSGGTGKSAPISPIEAEVNPRIIYKEINFTTLIYQGIYDPIRDEIITMKRIAQLRRPGQIDGTFSSKFEVYKDWGWSWPMNVRFLYNYDSLKAVLGVTDKVYAAGREWEVAGETGEWIDEYTGEYKPAFIPGHNFWVPRSFKRRLSGVADVYGGMDIMHFIKTGEVRILGKFIVEEGGEVKTLTYEEYVARTGMKYLWVNDSLYWDADTTSFKAALKRPFFSGGDWRSFKPVYQKMRDLLGQYYSQFGNLKDAVLKVISDMGGWYKGYSFQWPIHTEPVESPLPELAVRYPSLAWLNPYNLQVLQDQPDIVKGKNVGVALTPDDLKDIPGELVVITSNRLTEHFHGGSMSRNVPYLAELAPEPFVYLPRALAERLGVKSGDYVDVITLRGGLRMKAYVTDGEAYLTVNGKELPVVNVIWAFSFEGYVTGPQGNFLNPDVGDVVTTIQESKAWIGKIRKASLA; encoded by the coding sequence ATGACGGCAGTTACGAGAAGAGGGTTTTTAAAACTGGCCGCCTTAGCCACGTCAGCTTTAAGCATAGGGGCGGAGGCACAAGTCCCCTTCAAGGCCACAAAGGCCACGTGGGAAATAGGAGAGATCGGCGGCAAGTTAGACCTTCCAAAGGCTACTGTGACTCCTGTAATATGCCCCTATTGTTCCGTCGGGTGTTCTATAGACTTATACGTCTCAGGGGGGAGGATAGTGTGGAGTAGGGGATCTGCTGATTCGCCTATTAACTGGGGGGCGTTGTGCCCAAAGGGCAAGGCGGCGTTTCAGTTAGTGGAAAACGATTTACGCGTAACAAAGCCCTTAATTAGGACGGGGCCGAAACCACCCCCCGAGGAGATTCTAGCGGCTAAAAGCTGGGATGAGCTAATCGCAGTAGTCAGGAAATATCCTCCTATGTGGAGGGAGGCCACGTGGGATGAGGCATTGCAGTTAGTAGCCAACAGACTGGCGAGAATTCTAAACGAGTGGAGGGCCTCCACTGGCTCCCCGAAGCAAAAAGACGGGTATTATTACGTGGGGAGAAACGTCCCAATTCAAATAATTGGGTCGTCAATTTTAGTCAACGAGGAGGCTTACCTCAGTAAGAAATTAGCCACTTACCTCGGGACTTCAAACATGGATTCGCAGTACCGCAAATGCCACTCGTCAACTGTCAGCTCGCTTGCAGTAACCTACGGCTGGGGGGCTGAGACCGCTTCAATAGAGGACGTGGCCCTCGCCGATGTCGTGTTGTTCTGGTCAAGCCCGGCGGAGGCCCACCCGTTGTCTTTCGCATATTTCTTAAAGGGGAAGAGGGAGAGGGGGACTATATTCATCACCTTTGATCCCAGGTATTCCCGTACAGCTGCGGCCTCTGACCTATGGGTGCCGTTCAGACCCGGCACAGATACAGCCATTCTGCTCTATATTTTACATTACGCGTTTTTCGAGCGGAATCCCCCCATTGACCAACTAGACGAGTTTCAACGGCTGAGGTCGCGGTGGAATATTACAGACGACGATCTAGCCGATTTGAAGGAATTGTTGAAAGAATACGACGCAGACACCGTCTCTAACATCAGCGGCGTGCCTAAAGACTTGTTGCGGACAGTGGCCTCGATTTACGTCGAGAACAGCGGCGTTGTGACAAACCACGAAAAACACGGAATTATACAGTGGGCAATGGGCTTTACACAACATACAAATGCCACTATAAACATTATAAGAGCCGCGGCTATTGTACAGCTACTCTTGGGCAATGTTGGCTACCCCGGTGGCGGCACGCATCCCTTCCGCGGGCACAGCAACGTACAGGGGGCTAATGACGTACAAGGCGGAGGCGTAGACGGATTGCCGGGCTATCACGGATTCCCAGCCTCGGTATTTGAAATTAGGCTTTACCAAGACTGGAAGCTACAGGGCATGCCAGATGCTTGGAATTGGTCAGTTCCCGAGTGGGCTAGAGCTAGCTTCTCAACCACAGCCCCAGACGCTGGCAAGGCCGATTTGTCTAAAGTTTTACAAGTCTTTAAGTTCTACGGGTGGAGGAGGTTTGAATTAGCTTGGAGAATGTTTTGTGGGACAATACCTGAGGACGACCCGCAAAACGGGGTTGTGGTTTGCGACTTCCCATTGGGCACTGGCACTACGGAGGTAGTGTTCCCAAGGAGGGCGCTGGCCGGCGAGATAAAAGCTGCGTTTGTGTTTGGGGAAAACCCCGCAGTGACTAACCCCAACGCTAAGATAATTATGGCAGGACTGGCCGCGTTGGATCTCCTAGTGGTTTCCGACATATTTGAGACAGAGACTGCGTGGTTCGCAGACGTGCTCTTGCCCGCCGCCTCTTTCGCCGAAAAGGAAGGTTCTAGGACAAACGGTAACAGGGTAATACAGTGGTCTTATCGCGCCGTTCCTCCTAAGGGCGACTCGAGGCCAGACTACTGGATAATCACAAAGCTCTATCAATACTTAAGGCGCGAAGGGGCGGTAGTTCTACCCAGCGAGGTTGCAGGCGTTAAAAAAGAAGAGGTTAAGTTTAGAAAAGGCGGCAAATTAGTATTTGTATACGAGAGGCCGTTGCGTCCCGACAACAGCTGGGATTACTCAGGAGGCACTGGAAAAAGCGCACCAATATCACCAATAGAGGCTGAGGTCAACCCGAGGATTATTTACAAGGAGATAAACTTCACCACGCTTATATACCAGGGGATTTACGACCCAATTAGAGATGAAATAATCACTATGAAGAGAATTGCGCAGTTGAGGAGACCAGGCCAAATTGACGGCACTTTCAGTTCTAAGTTTGAAGTCTATAAGGATTGGGGGTGGTCGTGGCCTATGAACGTTAGATTTCTCTATAACTATGACTCGCTAAAGGCTGTCCTCGGAGTAACAGACAAGGTCTACGCCGCCGGGAGGGAGTGGGAAGTCGCCGGAGAGACTGGGGAGTGGATAGATGAATACACCGGCGAATACAAGCCGGCATTTATCCCGGGGCACAACTTCTGGGTTCCTAGGTCCTTCAAAAGAAGGCTGTCTGGCGTGGCTGACGTCTACGGAGGTATGGACATTATGCACTTTATAAAAACTGGCGAGGTGAGAATACTAGGCAAATTTATCGTGGAGGAAGGCGGCGAGGTAAAAACTCTCACGTACGAGGAATACGTGGCCAGGACTGGGATGAAGTACTTGTGGGTAAACGACTCTCTTTACTGGGACGCGGACACAACCTCATTTAAAGCGGCTTTGAAGAGGCCTTTCTTCTCCGGCGGTGACTGGAGGAGTTTTAAGCCTGTATATCAGAAAATGAGAGATCTCCTGGGGCAATACTACAGCCAGTTTGGGAATTTAAAAGACGCCGTGTTAAAAGTGATATCCGATATGGGCGGCTGGTACAAAGGGTACAGCTTCCAGTGGCCTATACACACAGAGCCCGTAGAGAGCCCCTTGCCTGAGCTAGCCGTGAGATATCCATCTCTGGCATGGCTAAATCCGTACAATTTACAAGTACTGCAAGATCAGCCCGATATTGTAAAGGGCAAGAACGTTGGTGTCGCCCTAACTCCTGACGATTTAAAAGATATCCCAGGCGAGCTGGTAGTTATAACTAGTAACAGACTTACAGAGCATTTCCACGGCGGCTCCATGAGTAGAAATGTTCCGTATCTCGCAGAGCTCGCGCCCGAGCCGTTTGTCTATTTGCCTAGGGCCCTCGCCGAGAGGCTTGGAGTTAAATCAGGCGACTATGTAGACGTCATCACGCTAAGAGGCGGGTTGAGAATGAAGGCGTATGTGACAGATGGAGAGGCCTATCTCACAGTCAACGGCAAGGAATTGCCCGTGGTGAACGTAATTTGGGCCTTTAGCTTTGAGGGCTATGTAACTGGGCCGCAGGGGAATTTCTTAAACCCAGACGTCGGCGATGTGGTTACTACGATACAAGAGTCTAAGGCTTGGATTGGCAAAATAAGAAAGGCCTCATTGGCGTGA
- a CDS encoding formate dehydrogenase accessory sulfurtransferase FdhD: MPKYKIINGVKIAIDELVKIWVNDGLVAEIVSNPEDLEDLGIGYAYSEGYAANIDDIIEVSVLQNQVRIKTRLNASRAARLLDDCGVGELVKALRGDPADAALMVKLAGEFTKMTIWHVDPHLAMHTSALYVDGDWLVVHDTSRHSGVIKLVGKFLKRGGGKLKIAYTTGRVSSDMVYRLATIGVNGIVSLRGPLYSGVEAACRLGITLVSNVRNAGFTTLCTPRDFEKISNNS, translated from the coding sequence ATGCCGAAGTATAAAATTATAAACGGAGTTAAAATAGCCATAGACGAATTAGTGAAAATCTGGGTTAATGACGGGCTAGTCGCTGAGATAGTATCTAATCCAGAGGATCTGGAGGACTTGGGGATTGGCTATGCATACAGCGAGGGCTATGCGGCCAATATCGACGATATAATAGAAGTTTCAGTGCTTCAAAACCAAGTGAGGATAAAGACCAGATTAAACGCCTCGCGCGCCGCCCGCCTGCTAGACGACTGCGGAGTAGGAGAACTGGTTAAGGCGCTCAGGGGGGATCCGGCGGACGCCGCCCTCATGGTTAAACTTGCCGGGGAGTTTACAAAAATGACTATTTGGCACGTGGATCCGCATCTTGCAATGCACACCTCAGCGTTATACGTAGACGGCGATTGGCTAGTTGTTCATGACACCAGTCGGCACAGCGGCGTGATTAAACTAGTTGGCAAGTTCTTAAAAAGAGGCGGCGGCAAGTTAAAAATTGCGTATACAACCGGCAGGGTTTCCTCCGACATGGTTTACAGACTCGCCACTATAGGCGTAAACGGCATAGTCTCCCTAAGAGGACCTCTTTACAGCGGTGTGGAGGCGGCGTGCAGACTAGGCATTACTCTTGTGTCAAACGTGAGAAACGCGGGTTTCACCACGCTGTGCACTCCCCGCGACTTCGAAAAAATCTCGAATAATTCTTAA
- a CDS encoding helix-turn-helix domain-containing protein: MSSRHSVLEAVLMLGRAKAYELAKALPYSVSTVYYALYRLEAEGFVEADRDYYVPTFKGVLYYVSYKGCNFIATNATRRLINRHYASELNDREICDALEFLSKRMPHSRHILPALLEAVSGAKLSDLPPSVKRLLATAMAEAGGPIDNVHIGVLIGNIFAGYCKMCSLVVAPCRSIKL, encoded by the coding sequence ATGAGCTCTCGCCACAGTGTCTTAGAGGCCGTGTTAATGCTGGGGAGGGCTAAGGCTTATGAACTGGCTAAGGCTCTGCCGTACAGCGTCTCTACAGTTTATTACGCCTTGTATAGGCTAGAAGCAGAGGGGTTTGTGGAGGCTGATAGGGATTACTACGTGCCTACTTTTAAGGGGGTGTTGTACTACGTCTCCTATAAGGGCTGTAATTTCATCGCTACAAACGCCACGAGGCGCTTAATTAATAGACATTATGCATCGGAGTTAAACGACAGGGAAATATGCGACGCATTGGAGTTTTTATCCAAAAGAATGCCCCACTCACGGCATATACTGCCGGCACTACTCGAAGCTGTGAGTGGCGCCAAATTGTCCGATTTGCCGCCATCGGTCAAGAGGCTCTTAGCAACCGCTATGGCTGAAGCGGGCGGGCCTATTGATAATGTGCACATCGGAGTATTAATAGGCAATATATTCGCCGGATATTGCAAGATGTGCAGCCTAGTTGTCGCCCCATGCCGAAGTATAAAATTATAA
- a CDS encoding CoA-binding protein: MDVKEVFKLKTIAVVGASRDPAKWAHVVPLYLKQMGYRIIPINPSAGEILGERAYKSLLEVPEPVDVVQVFRPSEEVPKIAEEVLKRRRERGDVKVVWLQLGIRAPPGVREALEREGIALFEDMCMMETHARLFGHTPLQPQGGKG, from the coding sequence ATGGATGTTAAAGAGGTGTTTAAACTGAAGACAATAGCAGTGGTGGGAGCCTCCCGCGACCCGGCTAAATGGGCCCACGTAGTTCCCCTGTATTTAAAACAAATGGGGTATAGAATAATACCCATAAACCCTTCTGCCGGGGAGATACTGGGGGAAAGGGCGTATAAGTCGTTGCTTGAGGTGCCCGAGCCAGTGGACGTGGTACAGGTGTTTAGGCCCTCTGAGGAGGTTCCCAAAATAGCAGAGGAGGTGTTGAAGAGGCGCAGGGAAAGAGGAGATGTAAAGGTGGTGTGGCTACAGCTGGGCATTAGGGCTCCCCCTGGGGTGAGAGAGGCGTTGGAGAGAGAGGGAATAGCGCTATTTGAAGACATGTGCATGATGGAGACTCACGCCAGGCTTTTTGGACACACGCCGCTTCAGCCGCAGGGGGGTAAGGGTTAA
- a CDS encoding XdhC family protein, producing the protein MSVCDLFRVLDLAARRGETAVVIRVIDGGRSYIDALVGGKPLLGLVLREVAEAAVALKKPGERAEFKVGNLVVYAEAVLVRPTLIVFGFGEIARRVSEVAAAAGLNVASLGHEAPGVFYKGPASDLKRLVSEGSAVVVANEGGRPEDVDAVETALRSGAGYVALLASQKRAALVIKELENRGVPRDVIKERLRAPAGLDIGAKTAGEIAVSIVAEVIMYFRGGTGRPMREVKNPFDVIAEVKGEDLSRYKCEWRPPRAV; encoded by the coding sequence GTGTCTGTATGCGACTTGTTCAGAGTCTTAGACCTCGCTGCGCGGCGGGGGGAGACGGCGGTGGTGATTAGGGTAATTGACGGCGGACGGAGCTATATAGACGCCCTGGTGGGAGGTAAGCCGTTGCTTGGCCTAGTCCTCAGGGAAGTGGCTGAGGCCGCGGTGGCGTTGAAAAAACCGGGGGAGAGGGCTGAGTTTAAAGTCGGCAACTTAGTGGTCTACGCCGAGGCTGTCTTAGTAAGGCCCACGCTGATAGTTTTTGGCTTTGGCGAAATAGCCCGCAGAGTTTCAGAAGTGGCGGCGGCCGCCGGGCTCAACGTGGCGTCGCTAGGCCACGAGGCGCCTGGCGTTTTTTACAAGGGGCCGGCGTCAGATCTCAAAAGGCTCGTCTCAGAGGGCTCGGCAGTTGTCGTGGCTAACGAAGGGGGGAGGCCGGAGGACGTAGACGCCGTTGAAACCGCGCTTAGGAGCGGCGCGGGATACGTGGCTCTTCTGGCCAGCCAGAAAAGGGCCGCCCTCGTTATAAAAGAGCTGGAGAATAGGGGCGTGCCGAGGGATGTCATAAAAGAGAGGCTGAGGGCTCCAGCGGGCCTTGACATAGGGGCGAAGACCGCGGGGGAAATCGCAGTAAGTATAGTCGCAGAGGTGATAATGTATTTCAGAGGGGGCACCGGCAGGCCGATGAGAGAGGTGAAAAACCCCTTTGACGTCATCGCCGAGGTCAAGGGAGAGGACCTCTCTAGGTATAAATGCGAATGGAGACCCCCACGTGCGGTATGA
- a CDS encoding PaREP1 family protein codes for MLNNLDAYLSPHEKYLREAESLYEIGDLAQAGEKYWGAVTALLNAIAEKRGMPHYSHRDYAVIIEALYEESGDVEIVMEFRMAEALHANFYHNYMRRKSFELHREAVLKLVEKLKRFL; via the coding sequence ATGTTAAATAATTTGGATGCTTATCTCTCGCCTCATGAGAAGTACTTAAGAGAGGCTGAGTCGCTTTACGAGATAGGCGATTTGGCCCAGGCAGGGGAGAAGTACTGGGGCGCTGTAACTGCCTTGCTCAACGCCATAGCCGAGAAGAGAGGAATGCCCCACTACAGCCACAGGGACTACGCCGTGATAATAGAGGCTCTGTATGAAGAATCGGGAGATGTCGAAATAGTAATGGAGTTCAGAATGGCAGAGGCGTTACATGCCAATTTTTACCACAATTATATGAGAAGGAAAAGCTTTGAGCTACATAGGGAGGCCGTCTTGAAGCTTGTGGAAAAGCTCAAGCGGTTTTTGTAA